One part of the Thermococcus sp. genome encodes these proteins:
- a CDS encoding S9 family peptidase, whose amino-acid sequence MKGLTEKDLGKFRLVGNIDAFKRRLVFQVTEISVEKDDYFSRLYFYDGRRVKPFTSGKKDGNPRFSPDGKLVAFTSKRDKGEEAELYVIPTDGGEARLLAKFKYGIKNLRFTEDGKGIAVVTPIDVEKKPKDDVHLIKELPFWFNGIGWVYGKRSVVYLVDAETGKKRRLTPKNIDVSQIRFHKGKLYFLAQEDRERKPMVSDLYVLDGRKAKRLTPGEWGITDFIPLDDGTFILKANTRERGIPTNPHIYHYDPETEELRKLTKDLDRSAYNSLNSDVRGSQRAELVFKDGWVYYVATDGPRANLFRVNLDGKIERVVGGDRSVESFAIGDYIAFTAQDAVTPTELYVLRDGRERKLTDFNGWIREYSLSKPEHFKVKAGDGAEIDAWIMRPVGFEPGKKYPAVLEIHGGPKTAYGYAFMHEFHVLTARGFVVIFSNPRGSDGYGEDFADIREHYGERDYQDLMEVVDEALKRFDFIDGERVGVTGGSYGGFMTNWIVGHTNRFKAAVTQRSISNWVSFFGTTDIGYFFAPDQVGGDPWNNTDTYWEKSPLKYAPNVETPLLIIHSTEDYRCWLPEALQFYTALKYLGKTVELAIFPGENHDLSRSGKPKHRVKRLE is encoded by the coding sequence ATGAAAGGCCTTACCGAGAAGGACCTCGGAAAATTCAGGCTCGTTGGCAACATCGATGCCTTCAAAAGAAGGCTCGTCTTTCAGGTGACGGAGATAAGCGTTGAGAAGGACGACTACTTCTCAAGGCTCTACTTCTACGACGGAAGGAGAGTTAAGCCCTTTACATCCGGCAAAAAGGACGGGAATCCAAGGTTCTCGCCTGATGGGAAGCTGGTGGCCTTCACATCCAAGCGCGATAAAGGAGAAGAAGCCGAGCTCTACGTTATCCCGACGGACGGCGGAGAGGCAAGGCTTTTAGCGAAGTTCAAATACGGAATTAAAAACCTCCGCTTTACCGAGGACGGAAAGGGGATAGCGGTTGTGACACCGATAGACGTCGAGAAAAAGCCCAAAGATGACGTCCACCTGATTAAGGAGCTCCCCTTCTGGTTCAACGGAATTGGATGGGTCTACGGGAAGAGGAGTGTTGTCTATCTCGTGGATGCTGAAACCGGCAAGAAAAGACGCCTGACGCCAAAGAACATCGACGTCTCTCAAATCCGCTTCCATAAGGGTAAGCTCTACTTCCTAGCTCAGGAAGACCGCGAGAGGAAGCCGATGGTGAGCGACCTCTACGTCCTCGACGGGAGAAAGGCGAAGCGCTTAACTCCCGGGGAGTGGGGCATAACCGATTTCATACCCCTCGACGATGGGACCTTTATTCTAAAGGCCAACACGCGCGAGCGCGGGATTCCGACGAACCCCCACATCTACCACTACGACCCCGAGACGGAAGAGCTTAGAAAGCTCACAAAGGACCTCGACCGTTCAGCTTATAACTCCCTCAACAGCGACGTAAGGGGAAGCCAGAGGGCGGAGCTGGTTTTTAAGGACGGCTGGGTTTACTACGTTGCCACCGACGGTCCAAGGGCGAACCTCTTCCGGGTTAACCTCGACGGAAAGATAGAGCGCGTTGTTGGTGGGGACAGAAGCGTTGAGAGCTTTGCAATCGGAGATTACATAGCTTTCACAGCACAGGACGCCGTAACTCCGACAGAGCTCTACGTTCTGAGGGACGGAAGGGAGAGAAAGCTCACGGACTTCAACGGCTGGATTAGGGAATACAGTCTCTCAAAGCCCGAGCATTTCAAAGTTAAGGCGGGCGATGGAGCGGAGATAGACGCCTGGATAATGAGGCCCGTTGGCTTTGAGCCTGGGAAGAAGTATCCGGCCGTTCTTGAAATCCACGGCGGGCCGAAGACAGCTTACGGCTACGCCTTCATGCACGAGTTCCACGTTTTAACGGCCAGGGGCTTTGTGGTTATCTTCTCCAATCCCAGAGGAAGCGACGGCTACGGCGAGGACTTTGCGGACATTAGGGAGCACTACGGTGAGAGGGATTATCAGGATTTGATGGAGGTCGTTGATGAGGCTCTGAAGAGGTTCGACTTCATAGATGGGGAAAGGGTAGGCGTCACCGGTGGCTCCTACGGCGGTTTCATGACGAACTGGATTGTTGGACACACGAACCGCTTTAAGGCCGCTGTAACCCAGCGCTCCATCTCAAACTGGGTGAGCTTCTTTGGGACGACGGATATAGGCTACTTCTTCGCGCCGGACCAGGTAGGAGGTGACCCGTGGAACAACACAGATACCTACTGGGAAAAGAGCCCGCTGAAGTACGCTCCCAACGTTGAAACGCCTCTCCT